The sequence TGAATGCGAACACGATCCCGGCGAGGCCGCCGGCGAAGCTGATGGTAAGCGCTTCCGCGAGGAACTGCAGCAGGATGGACCGCCGCCGCGCGCCCAGCGCTTTCAGCGTGCCGATCTCGCGCGTGCGCTGCTGCACCGAGACGAGCATGATGTTCATCAGGCCCACACCGCCGATGCCGAGCGTGAGTGTCCCGATGAACGCCAGCAGGATCTTCAATCCCATGGTGATGATGCGGAACTGCGAAAGCCGCTCGAGCGAGTTGAATACGAAGATGGCGCGCCGGTCGTCCGCCCGGAAGTTGTGCGCCTGCCCCAGCGTGCCGCGCACCATGCGCTCGGCTTTTTCGTAATCCAGGCCCTCATAATCCACCCAGATGCCGTCGAGATACTGCGTGTTCTTGATGTCGCTCATGGTGGTGAACGGGATATAGATGATGCGGTTGATGTTGTCGTCGCCCTCTTGCATCTTGGCCTCGAGCACGCCGATCACCTGGAAGCTGATGCCGTTCACGCGGATGTACTCGCCCAGCGCGTAGCGGCCGGAAAACAATTTTGTCTTGGCTTCCGAGCCGATCACGGCGACGCGCGCGCGCTGCATGTAGTCTTCGTCGTTGAAGAAGCGGCCCGCCTCGGGATGCAGCTTGCGGATGCCCTGCATGCCGGTGCTCACGCCGTCTACATATAGCTGGTAGCTGCGATTATCCACAGCCACGGTCGTCGTCTTGCCTACGTCGGGCGAGATGTGGCGGATCATCGGCACCGAGTTCACCAGCCGATCGATGTCTTCATAC comes from Acidobacteriota bacterium and encodes:
- a CDS encoding ABC transporter permease, with product MFRDLLQEAYGAMQHDRRRAALTMLGMAWGIATVILLLAYGAGFGVAITNIFESFGTKVIGVFPGRTSLQAGGAKAGVQVRFQYEDIDRLVNSVPMIRHISPDVGKTTTVAVDNRSYQLYVDGVSTGMQGIRKLHPEAGRFFNDEDYMQRARVAVIGSEAKTKLFSGRYALGEYIRVNGISFQVIGVLEAKMQEGDDNINRIIYIPFTTMSDIKNTQYLDGIWVDYEGLDYEKAERMVRGTLGQAHNFRADDRRAIFVFNSLERLSQFRIITMGLKILLAFIGTLTLGIGGVGLMNIMLVSVQQRTREIGTLKALGARRRSILLQFLAEALTISFAGGLAGIVFAFIVSLSIGRLTLYSALAKNAEAGDIRLTIDPMNLLVATGILIVVGIVSGMLPAIKAARLSPIEALRYE